TTGCGGTACTTGGAGAGCAGGGTGAACTGCACCGCTTTTTCGATGTCGGCGTCCTCGAAGAGGATGAAGGGCGCGTTGCCCCCCAGCTCCAAAGAGATGCGCTTCAGCGTATCGGCAGCCTGGCGGTAGAGGAGCTTGCCCACCGGGGTGGAGCCGGTGAAGGTGATCTTGCGGATGCGCGGGTCCTCCATCAGGACCCGCGAGACCGGCACCGGGTCGGCGGCCGGCAGCACCTGCAGGGTGCCCGGAGGCCCCCCCGCCTCCTCCCAGAGCTTGGCCAGGTACAAGGCGCAGAGGGGGGCCTGCTCAGCAGGCTTGACGATGACGGTGCAGCCCGCGGCCAGGGCCGGGGCGGCCTTACGGGTGATCATGCTGGTGGGGAAGTTCCAGGGGGTGACCGCGTAAACCGGCCCCACCGGCTCGTAGACCGCCATCTGCCGCTTGTGGGAAAAGCGGGGGTGGATGAGCTCACCCCCGATGCGGGGGGCCTCCTCGGCGCACCATTCCACGAAACTCGCGGCGTAGAGCACCTCGCCTTTGGCCTCGGTGATGGGTTTGCCCATCTCAAGGGCGGTTAGGCGGCCCAGCGGCTCCTGGTGGGCTATGAGCAAATCGTTCCAGCGGCGCAGAATCCGACCCCGCTCAAAGCCCGTGAGTTTCCGCCAGGTCCTGAAGGCCTCCACCGCCGTGTCGGCGGCCAGCCGGGCCTCAGCCTCGCCGCAGTCGGCCACCTCGGCCAGC
The DNA window shown above is from Meiothermus sp. QL-1 and carries:
- a CDS encoding NAD-dependent succinate-semialdehyde dehydrogenase, yielding MVKDLAVPTQAYLGGQWYAAPRTFPVRSPYSGEVLAEVADCGEAEARLAADTAVEAFRTWRKLTGFERGRILRRWNDLLIAHQEPLGRLTALEMGKPITEAKGEVLYAASFVEWCAEEAPRIGGELIHPRFSHKRQMAVYEPVGPVYAVTPWNFPTSMITRKAAPALAAGCTVIVKPAEQAPLCALYLAKLWEEAGGPPGTLQVLPAADPVPVSRVLMEDPRIRKITFTGSTPVGKLLYRQAADTLKRISLELGGNAPFILFEDADIEKAVQFTLLSKYRNTGQTCITTNRIYVHRRLEADYAQALAEAVSRLKVGDPLDPSTQIGPLVEEQGLQKVVAHVEDALAKGAQVATGGRPLGGLFYAPTVLTGIKPGMRILEEETFGPVAPLMPFEDEEEVIAWANNTEYGLAAYIWTRDLGRAFRVAEALEYGIVGVNDPVPSAMGANLPFGGYKSSGLGREGGRWGVEEFLETKLISIALP